In the genome of Pelagicoccus sp. SDUM812003, one region contains:
- a CDS encoding LytTR family DNA-binding domain-containing protein, with the protein MRSLIVEDSRLARQELKHLLKGFPEIELIGEAADADEALALIESSEPDLLFLDIQMPGKDGFELLEQLDQTPEVIFTTAYDQYALKAFDYNALDYLQKPIQIDRLGAAIEKASTSLRKRKGSDTLSSRPDGSSETVPKNRMDLNAQVFVKDGDNCWFVRLADIRLMEVEGSYSKIHFDSRSPMIPKTLNYLESRLDPSSFFRANRQQIINLKAIKSVEPWFSGGLKITLSAGEEIEVSRRQASRFKELMSF; encoded by the coding sequence ATGCGCTCCCTTATCGTCGAAGACTCCCGCCTCGCCCGCCAAGAACTCAAGCACTTGCTCAAAGGCTTTCCCGAAATCGAGCTGATCGGCGAAGCCGCCGACGCGGACGAGGCGCTGGCTCTGATCGAAAGCAGCGAACCGGATCTGCTCTTTCTCGATATCCAGATGCCTGGCAAGGATGGATTCGAGCTGCTCGAGCAACTCGACCAGACGCCGGAGGTCATCTTCACCACCGCCTACGACCAGTACGCCCTCAAGGCCTTCGACTACAACGCTCTGGACTACCTGCAAAAGCCGATCCAGATCGACCGCCTGGGCGCCGCGATCGAGAAGGCTTCCACCTCGCTGCGCAAGCGCAAAGGATCCGACACGCTTTCGAGCCGCCCCGACGGCAGCTCGGAAACGGTTCCCAAAAATCGCATGGACCTGAACGCCCAAGTGTTCGTGAAGGACGGCGACAACTGCTGGTTCGTTCGGCTGGCGGATATTCGGCTAATGGAAGTCGAAGGCAGCTATTCGAAAATCCATTTCGACTCGCGCAGCCCCATGATCCCCAAAACGCTCAACTACCTGGAATCCCGTCTCGACCCGAGCAGCTTCTTCAGAGCGAACCGCCAGCAGATCATCAACCTGAAGGCGATCAAGTCGGTCGAACCCTGGTTTTCCGGGGGCCTCAAGATCACCCTGAGCGCCGGGGAGGAAATCGAAGTCTCCCGTCGCCAAGCAAGCCGCTTCAAGGAGCTGATGAGTTTCTAG
- a CDS encoding histidine kinase codes for MPDAPKANDRAYWILQISGWTLFGLVNFASIASFNDTRASLWKLVAVSVIATAQMLVLTHFLRALIKRKNWIRLSYPKLALLLFGSTLALATFSQLTMSAVVMWGLRLFALEDYSLFYLGINIFQIEIWLVIWTLIYVCIHFFRDYKREEIEKWQLQASAKDAELIALKAQINPHFIFNCLNNIRALVLEDADKARDAITRLSDLLRCSLQNNQQETVPLSTELSVVKDYLALESIHMEDRLQYSITCETDADAVSLPPMSIQLLAENAIKHSLSKRPHGGRLDIGVRAQGSSIEIEVRNSGQLAAPTGPNSGIGVKNLRDRLCLIFGSSVRFTLENANTQEVVASISLQKPLPKG; via the coding sequence ATGCCCGACGCTCCCAAAGCCAACGACCGCGCCTACTGGATCCTGCAGATCTCGGGCTGGACGCTTTTCGGACTGGTGAACTTCGCGAGCATCGCCAGTTTCAACGACACTCGGGCAAGCCTGTGGAAACTGGTCGCGGTCTCGGTCATCGCCACAGCCCAGATGCTCGTTCTCACCCATTTCCTGCGCGCTCTTATCAAAAGGAAAAACTGGATACGCCTGAGCTACCCGAAGCTGGCCTTGCTCCTGTTTGGCTCCACTCTCGCCCTCGCCACCTTCAGTCAGCTCACCATGTCCGCCGTGGTCATGTGGGGACTACGCCTATTCGCGCTGGAGGACTACAGCTTATTCTACCTTGGGATCAACATCTTCCAAATCGAGATCTGGCTGGTCATCTGGACCCTGATCTACGTCTGCATCCACTTCTTCCGCGACTACAAGAGAGAGGAAATCGAAAAATGGCAGCTGCAAGCCTCGGCCAAGGACGCGGAGCTGATCGCTCTGAAAGCCCAGATCAATCCGCACTTCATCTTCAATTGCCTGAACAACATCCGAGCGCTCGTCCTGGAGGATGCCGACAAGGCTCGCGACGCCATCACTCGACTTTCGGACCTGCTTCGCTGCTCGCTGCAAAACAACCAACAGGAAACGGTCCCGCTCTCCACCGAGCTGTCGGTCGTGAAAGACTACCTCGCTCTGGAATCGATCCATATGGAAGACCGTCTCCAGTATTCCATTACCTGCGAAACCGATGCCGATGCGGTTTCCCTGCCGCCAATGAGCATCCAGCTGCTCGCGGAAAACGCCATCAAACACAGCTTGTCGAAACGTCCCCACGGCGGCCGACTCGATATCGGGGTACGCGCCCAGGGCTCGAGCATCGAAATCGAAGTTCGAAACTCCGGGCAGCTCGCCGCTCCCACAGGACCGAACTCCGGGATCGGAGTAAAGAACCTCAGGGATCGACTCTGCTTGATCTTCGGTTCGAGCGTTCGCTTCACGCTGGAAAACGCCAACACCCAAGAGGTCGTCGCCAGTATTTCACTACAGAAACCTCTTCCAAAAGGATAG
- a CDS encoding alpha/beta hydrolase, with product MKLKSLVALSTLLFASAQAAESFHAEAYGEGAPIILIPGLSCDQSVWQETVDRYKSKNQIHALSIKGFGKRASTERHERLIDTVTHELHAYIQENQLHDPVIVGHSLGGFIALNHAIHYPDTVSRLLIVDSLPFLPAAMNPAATVETVKQAAQATREQVSQQGQNRESARQMLRAMITDPSNIERALDISLASDPSIVAQAMYEMNTTDLRPDVSKISARTVVLGAWFAYQQFGSTKESTAAIFDNQYEDLENYELHMSETGKHFLMWDDPELFYAQLDALLQQ from the coding sequence ATGAAACTGAAATCCCTAGTCGCCCTCTCCACGCTCCTTTTCGCATCCGCCCAAGCCGCCGAAAGCTTTCACGCTGAGGCTTACGGCGAAGGAGCTCCCATCATCCTCATCCCCGGCCTGTCCTGCGACCAGTCCGTCTGGCAAGAAACCGTCGACCGCTACAAATCAAAAAACCAAATCCACGCCCTTAGCATCAAGGGCTTCGGAAAACGAGCGTCCACCGAAAGGCACGAGCGTTTGATCGATACGGTCACTCACGAGCTGCACGCCTACATCCAGGAGAACCAGCTGCACGATCCCGTGATCGTAGGCCATAGCCTGGGCGGTTTCATCGCGCTCAACCACGCTATCCACTATCCGGATACGGTTTCCCGCTTGCTTATCGTCGACAGCCTTCCCTTCTTGCCCGCCGCAATGAATCCGGCCGCTACCGTGGAAACCGTCAAGCAGGCGGCCCAAGCGACTCGAGAACAGGTTTCCCAACAGGGCCAGAACCGCGAGAGCGCCCGCCAAATGCTGCGCGCGATGATCACCGATCCTAGCAATATAGAACGCGCCCTCGACATCAGCCTAGCGAGCGATCCCTCGATAGTCGCTCAAGCGATGTATGAGATGAACACCACCGACTTGCGGCCCGACGTATCCAAGATTTCCGCGCGCACGGTGGTGCTCGGAGCCTGGTTCGCCTACCAGCAATTCGGCTCCACCAAGGAATCCACCGCCGCCATCTTCGACAATCAATACGAGGACCTGGAAAACTACGAACTGCACATGAGCGAAACGGGAAAGCATTTCCTCATGTGGGACGACCCCGAGCTTTTCTACGCGCAACTGGACGCCCTGCTGCAGCAATAG
- a CDS encoding LysE family translocator yields the protein MFDLSQLGAFVLATLALIAIPGPAVMFLVTRSIAQGKWIGLKSAAGVACGNYGHALLAAFGASALFVSSPVAFSILKYLGGAYLVYLGVRTWLESGKVRGEADGIDERRLRREGLRSSFAQGALVGILNPKVAVFLLAFLPQFADPDRGRLWLQLWALGSLFTLIGWLGDSCWALLGGVIGERIQSKGTGRRFAQVAAVVYVVIGVLVVL from the coding sequence ATGTTCGATCTCTCTCAACTAGGCGCATTCGTACTGGCAACGCTGGCCTTGATCGCGATTCCCGGACCGGCGGTGATGTTTCTGGTGACTCGAAGCATCGCGCAGGGGAAATGGATAGGGCTGAAAAGCGCGGCCGGAGTGGCCTGCGGAAACTACGGACATGCGTTGCTGGCGGCGTTTGGAGCGTCCGCCTTGTTCGTTTCCTCGCCCGTCGCTTTTTCGATCCTGAAATACCTTGGTGGAGCTTATCTGGTGTATCTGGGAGTGAGGACCTGGCTGGAAAGCGGGAAGGTGAGAGGCGAGGCCGATGGCATCGACGAGCGCAGGCTTCGGCGTGAGGGGCTTCGCTCCAGTTTCGCTCAAGGCGCCCTGGTCGGGATACTGAACCCGAAGGTCGCGGTTTTTCTGCTCGCGTTTCTGCCGCAGTTCGCGGATCCGGACAGAGGGAGGCTATGGCTCCAGCTATGGGCGCTTGGCAGTCTCTTCACCCTGATCGGCTGGTTGGGAGATAGCTGCTGGGCCTTGCTTGGCGGTGTGATTGGCGAACGTATTCAAAGCAAGGGTACGGGAAGGCGGTTCGCTCAGGTAGCCGCGGTGGTCTACGTGGTGATCGGCGTGCTCGTGGTTCTGTAG
- a CDS encoding DUF4097 family beta strand repeat-containing protein, which translates to MKNSARIWLALLAIGIVTKSGYAQQLEIPIESRETEVEVTQGVELLVAVYSIDIDVEVFGESRSSVRLEFDGFEQDETGFLGPRVYLHEESGNMSIKLGPMVEGKRIRVTMPFGMSTRVNGQDSSVRIESVQGEIDVSTVDGDIDLLDVSGGIVAHTVDGEIRIELNDTELKSPVSLATVDGDIEVLAREGLSANVNVSTIDGTFRTEIPITSRQRGERFVWGGVNLKGTYGAGGAELFLKTIDGDIEVKLRK; encoded by the coding sequence ATGAAGAATTCGGCACGGATATGGCTAGCGCTTCTGGCGATCGGAATTGTCACAAAAAGTGGATACGCGCAGCAGCTCGAGATACCGATCGAGTCCAGAGAGACGGAGGTGGAGGTCACCCAAGGCGTCGAGCTACTGGTCGCGGTTTATTCCATCGACATTGACGTGGAGGTCTTTGGAGAAAGCAGAAGCTCGGTCAGGCTGGAGTTCGATGGATTTGAGCAAGACGAAACGGGTTTTCTGGGGCCTCGCGTCTACTTGCACGAGGAATCGGGAAACATGTCGATCAAGCTCGGCCCGATGGTCGAGGGGAAACGGATCCGAGTGACGATGCCGTTTGGGATGTCGACCCGAGTGAACGGGCAGGACAGCAGCGTGCGCATCGAGTCCGTTCAAGGCGAGATCGACGTTTCCACTGTGGACGGTGACATTGACTTGCTCGATGTTTCAGGGGGTATCGTAGCCCACACGGTAGATGGCGAGATACGTATCGAGTTGAATGATACGGAACTCAAGAGTCCGGTTTCGCTCGCGACGGTGGATGGCGACATCGAGGTACTTGCCCGCGAGGGCCTATCGGCCAACGTGAACGTCTCCACCATAGATGGAACGTTCAGGACAGAGATACCGATAACCTCGCGTCAGCGAGGCGAGCGATTCGTCTGGGGAGGCGTGAACCTGAAGGGGACCTATGGAGCGGGCGGAGCGGAGCTTTTTCTCAAGACGATCGACGGGGATATCGAAGTGAAGCTTCGAAAGTAG